The nucleotide sequence CCGCTGAGCACTGCGAAAAACGCCCCGATGCTTCCGATGACAGCGTTGAACACCAGCTCACCCCCCTCCGGAAGTCATGTCGGTAGCTAGAAAACCGCATCACTCCGCTAGGCCGCTGGTCCGCTATGATCGACCCTTGCCCGCCTTTCCAGGTACAGGTAGACGTCCGTCCGACCTGATATGACATCACCGCCAAAGTTATAGTGACTGGATACACACGCGCCCCACGTTAGGCGACATTATCCTTCGGCGGCAGATCTGTGTAGTCTGGGGAACCATTTAATTATGCTGACGGGATGCAAGGTAAGTCAAGCTTTGAGAATCCTTTGGATGGAGCGGCTGCGTCTGTCCCGCCCTCGACCAACCTATTAAACTCGCCCCATGGATTACCCAGGCAGAGACGGCTGGGTGGAAGTCATCAGCGGCGTCATGTTCAGCGGCAAGTCCGAGGAACTGCTGCGCCGGGTCCGACGTGCCACCCTGGCCCGGAAGTGCGTCCAGGTCTTCAAGTCACACCTGGACGAACGCTACGGCGGACTTGGATTTGTAAGCACACACGACGGCGGTCGGATCGAGTCCGAGCCGGTCTCGACATCCGCGGAGATCGCGGAACGTGTTCGGGGCGATACACAGGTCGTGGCGATCGACGAGGTACAGTTCCTCGATAGCGGAATCGTCGCCGTCGTGTCGGAGCTGGCTGACCGGGGCGTACGCGTGATCGTCTCGGGAACCGACATGGACTTCCGGGGGGAGCCGTTCGGCCCGATACCTCAACTGCTGGCCATCGCCGAGAAGGTCGACAAACTCTACGCGATCTGCGTCGTCTGTGGGCAACTGGCAACCCGGAACCAGCGCCTGATCGACGGCAGGCCCGCGCCTGCGGAAGGGCCCACGATCCAGGTCGGTGGGACCGAAACGTACGAGGCGCGGTGCCGCAATTGCCACGTCGTACCCAGCCGGGATCGCGCGCAGATTCGACTTCTTGACTGAAGCAGCCGTAACGTCCCGCCGAGCCATTCCGGCGCCCCGCGCCGGGGGCAGAGTTCCGCCGCATGCAAGACTCCATGCGCGCGGCGCTGCAGGCCTGGAAGGCAGGGGACACCCAGCCGCTCATCGAACTCCTCGGCTTTCGCCCCGAAGCCGGCGCAACCAGTGAGGCGATTGCCACGATCGGGCGTGCCGGTACGACGAGCGCCGTCCTGCTTCGCTGCGAGGCTTCGGAGGCGCCTGCCGTTGCCAGGACCGTTCGGGCCCGCGACGGCATCCGCCAGCACCTCTTCATCATCCGCACGCCGGACCCTGACCGCCTCGAGCTGATCGCGTTCCGGCCGGACGGCGAGCCATGCCGGCTCGCGGCAGGAATAGACCAGATCCGGCCCGCCGACCTGGACACCCTGCGTGAGATGGCATCGGAGGGCGAGGTGGGCATTGCGCTCTTCCTGAAGCACCTTCGTGCACTCGATCGACGTCGTGTAACGCGCCGATTCTTCGAGGCGTTCCGCGCCATGCGCTCCC is from Longimicrobiales bacterium and encodes:
- a CDS encoding thymidine kinase translates to MEVISGVMFSGKSEELLRRVRRATLARKCVQVFKSHLDERYGGLGFVSTHDGGRIESEPVSTSAEIAERVRGDTQVVAIDEVQFLDSGIVAVVSELADRGVRVIVSGTDMDFRGEPFGPIPQLLAIAEKVDKLYAICVVCGQLATRNQRLIDGRPAPAEGPTIQVGGTETYEARCRNCHVVPSRDRAQIRLLD